A segment of the Trifolium pratense cultivar HEN17-A07 linkage group LG7, ARS_RC_1.1, whole genome shotgun sequence genome:
TagataaatatgatatttgtATCCGCTCCATATCCGTGCGGGTATCCAATAAGCGGGTAATCCGCGGATTTTTAGTTATCCGCGGATATTAACAGATATCCAtgtatgataatttttttaaaaaaataaatattttctaattccctaaaatttcttaaaagaagtaaaaaaaaaatattaacacataataatattcattcatttcactttcaatttaacaacaatgtcaccacattcatttttcttatttttaccaaaacttaatataatatccatatattttttctttaaaagaataatatacatacatttctaactaaaataaaattcatcacAAAGTTATGTGAAATATAAAAGCCCATTTTATATCTAATAACTAAGGatatttaagtatttttattatttattagcGGGTACGGATATCCGCGGGCGTGGATATCATTAAATCCGTATTCATATGTTAAGTATCAGGTAATTAAAATATCCATTTATTTCATCCGTGGATATCCATTAAGTTATCCGCCCCGTATCAATGGCGGATTTTATCCGCGGACATCCCTATCCGCtgcatatgcccacttgtttaACTAGGGGTAAAGACAAGGAATTTTGATATTGCAgggaaaatctaaaaaaaaaataaaaaatacagggGATAATGCAAAACTCCAATTTTGCAAGGGGTATAATTCTATTTACCCAAAAAATTAAGACTTATATTTAAAGATAGAAAGAGTATCAACCAAGTATATCTCCAAAAAATTAAGACTTATATTTAAAGATAGAAAGAGTATCAACCAAGTATATCTCGACTATTGGTAAACAAATAAGAAGTATATCTCCACTATGACTATTAAATACGAGTATATTGCAACTATCTATTAATTgacatttaaaaaagaaaaatcactaTGCTAAACTAGAAAGCTcatttctttaagggatcaatccagaccttttttttttaagggaccattgtgaaacctaaaatatctttaagggaccaaaagactaattaagtcATGAAATTTCTAATCATTATTAGACTACTAAAATAGTATCAATCACAAATCATAGTACTAGTCTTCTAGATTTTCTCAATCCCTCATTAAACAAATCGGTCATTCATTGTTGAAGCTTGTTTATTGAGAACACTTTAGTTTGGAGAGTATATCATGGAAGAGAAAAATAACACATCTGGAACTTCTCTTCTAGTACCATCAGTTCAGGAGTTGGCTAAGGGAAATATTTCTACAGTTCCAACAAGATATATTCAGTCTCAACATGAAGAATTGATCATCAATGAAGATGATCATAGTAACCTTCAAATTCCAATTATTGATATGAAGAAATTGCTTTCTTCAGAATATGGGAGTTCAGAATTGTCTAAGCTTCATCTTGCCTGTAAAGATTGGGGATTTTTCCAGGtctcttttatgtttttacacattttttattttattttcttaattgcTGTTACACCGCagacttttgttttttttttttgaataaatcagATATTTTTTGCGCGCGCAATTGTAGAGACTAATCTTTAAGTCTTGTAAGACCCAAATGGATGTCAAACTCtccttaaaatattatattatgaaAAATGCAGCCGATACAAGACCGTTGTGGCAAcctcaaaatcatttttttttttgaaaatttggtatCCGATTTTTGTTCCGACTAATTCAAAGATATCAATCTTACCGCCCACTTGCGgagccccatttaaagccagagttttttccTCAAAATCATTAATATTGTAGACCGCAATTTTAAACCCATGATCGATACTAACACCTATGATAGTTGgattttgaattcttcaaattttgcTATATATCAACTGAATTaattattgttaatattttattattgtagGTGGTAAATCATGGTGTTAGTTCATCCTTAGTAGAGAAAGTAAAGTTGGAGACTCAAGATTTTTTTAACCTTCCAATGTCAGAGAAGAAAAAGTTTTGGCAAACTCCCCAACATATGGAGGGATTTGGGCAAGCATTTGTTATGAGTGATGAACAAAAGCTTGATTGGGCTGATATTTTCTTTATGAGCACACTTCCTAAAGACTCTCGAATGCCTCACTTATTTCCGCAACTTCCTCTTCCAATCAGGTTCTCTACCCCTCTCTCtgtattttttatgaaattgtgGTTGTGTGTGTAGAGTATTCATAGCTTAGTCTATGTTCTTTGTCATGCAGAGATACTTTAGAGCTCTATTCAATGGAACTACAAAAGTTATCAATGGTTATTGTTGAATATATGGGAAAATCATTGAAAATGGATGAAAATGAAATGAGGATGTTATTTGAAGATGGGGTACAATCAATGAGGATGAACTATTACCCTCCTTGTCCTCAACCTGAAAAGGTTATTGGTCTCACACCACATTCAGATGGATCAGCACTAACAATTCTTCTACAACTCAATGATGTTGAAGGACTCCAAGTTAGAAAAAATGGCACGTGGGTCCCTGTTAAACCCCTGCCTAATGCCTTCATTGTCAACATTGGGGACATTCTAGAggtattattatatttatatttattaatattgtgGTTAATGGAATAAGTTGGGTTAACTTCTTAAATaagttaagggaccaaactgatcgATTTTAACGTGAATACCGCATCAGATTTAAAATCatctaaatataaattttataagtaaaGATAATTATCACATTACAAGTTGATATTGTAGAGTTTAATTAGACCAACCTTTCAATTCTAAAATGCTATCAGAGTCTGGTTCAAGATTCGTTGTTCCACCTGTTACTGATATTCATGTACCGAGTATTGACTTGAGTCGGGTATTGACTGGTgttaataaataacacaatatcACGTTGTAATCAATCTTTTTTTACTGACTTCACATCGGACGGTTATAATACATATACATCAAAATGATCCTGACCATTCATTCAGATCGGACGATTGACACTGTAACTGTATTAACGCAGTTACGGTATACAATTTGTTTCCTGTTAAGAGTCTCATATTAAATGTGAGATGACTTAgactaaaatttataaataagtttttttttgacaaaaaaattataaataagttaaaaaaaacaaaatagatatTTAAGCctatcactattttttttagcaagCAAAAATAATTCTATTGATTAAAGAAAAACACCGccattcaaatataaaaaaaaaaaacacaccagaAAGCACAAGATTGATTACAGTTTTGTGATTTTTAGTACCACACAACACAAAGGATACAAACACTACACAGCTTATATAGTCAGCACCTAATCAACATCTAATCCAGACCAAACAACAACTTATATagtcattttttctttaagatgAAATATGAGTTTTAAAATTAGTCGCTTAGAATTATAAAGTCAAACTCTTAACATTGAACTGATATCTAATAAATCAATACAATAATTTTAGGGAATCCAAGTCCAGATTAAGAATAGCTTATGTACCCTATTAACCTAACTTGATTCATGAGAATGTTGTTTAATATTTCGATTTTGTTACATGTATTTGTTGCAGATTATAAGTAACGGGATATATCGAAGTATTGAGCATCGCGCAACAGTAAACtctgaaaaagaaagaatttcaattgcGACATTCTATACTTCAAAACATGATGGAGAGATAGGTCCTGCAAAAAGCTTGATCAATGAAGTAACACCAGCCCGGTTCAAAAGAATTGGATTAAAAGAATACTTGAAGAACTTGTTTGCTCGTAAACTTGATGGGAAGTGTTTCCTAGATTCTTTGAGGATATAGCATCACTAAGCTACTTCAAGTAATTGAATTACTGGATATGTCATACCTCTCTCATTGTGTGTCTTGTTACTAAACTACAATAAATTAAAGGATAAATATTATACATCGGATTATATTTTTCGCAATAAATCTCTAGTTAAATATCCTAGCAATTCGCAGCAATATCCAAGCTTTTTACAAGAAATTCAGATCTTAGCGATTCGCAGCAATATCCTAGCGATTGAATGATTAAGGGACATTAATGGAGATTTCAcacttctccacatttaaatttaaatgtgtgagagtcGGGCAGGAAAAAATATTTGGGTCTCGAAAATTATATTAcatacaaaaatttaagttataattCATGcacaaaattgatgataaaaaaattatatgttttaTTGTATTAAATGTATATTAAAAGGAGAATGATTGTTCTTAATTAAAATTagttgtaaacttttttttaaaaaaatggaaattgtgaattttttattgataaaaaagttgtgttttttttttgttttacaaaataaaaaagttgtgttttattcacacaaaaaagaagttttgaatttatttctttttctatcatttaaaaaattacaataactaactattaatttaaaaattatcaagcaaataaaatttcatcttgttaaaaaaatttataatgtaGTATTTTAAAAGCATATAGACAATGTTTTTTAAAggtaatttaaatttaaaagcaTAGATATGAAAAgcaatcttttttaaaaaatggaaaaaaaaatgcaagctGCAAGTGTTGAAGCCACAACCTGTTCACACCAGAAGCGCTTTATACCACAAACTAAGGGATCTGGATTGCCTACAGTAAAAATATCACACAGTTAGCCACTGTTTTAAATATCGATTGTTGATCTTTAATCAGACGGCTGTAATTATGCAGCACAGATTTCTATGATTTTTAACAATTTGAGATCTCAACCACTCATTTTAGATCGGACGGTCCTGATCAACTATTGCGTGAAAACTGTGTGATAATGGACAGCAGGAAATCTGTTTCCCAAACTAAGCCATGTGTTTCAATTGTTAATATTGTACGCACACAAATATAAATACCATATacttgtaattttattaaatactatgggtactatagtaatttcctattttttggGGTGGGCCATGACTTCGTTACTGGAGTCAGGCtacttgactaaaaaaaaaaaaaagaaccgcGCTGAATTGTGGAGTTACAAACCGCTACTAAATTTATCATATGCTTCCTTAAAAGTCAAATTTTCACACAATTTATGGGGTCTCACTAAACCTCACTTAAAAAATCGCTGCTATTTggggtgtttttttttgtagtgattGTCTCTCATTTTCTATATCTTTCATCTTTCTTAGACAAGAGTCGAAGATTCATATGCACATaaatcaaatgttttaaattttggatccattttatttcttttcaaaaaatgaataaaagagTAAGTATTTCAATTTCTCTCGCATGAAAAAACTAAGCTACACAAGACTCTTTAAAGCAAGCTTTTGGAAGCTCCATGCATCACCCACCAAAATTTTGATAtaatttaaactttaaatttattttgccattatttaaactttaaatttattttgatataatttAATATACAATATGACAttaaatcttatatataaaatacagATATCCAACTAAACTATAGGATACCGAGGGATATGGATTCAGTGAATTCACAAATATACCGACTGCAGTGCAGTCGGCCACATATAAACTgtccgatcaagatcggacggttcagattttaaaataagattttataattaaaatctgaCCTTAAAATTTGAGCCGTCTGATCTTAATCAGACGGTCCAAATCTACTGACTGCATACAGTCGACTTCACAGAATCCAAATTCGATAAcgagagaaataaatatatacactGTATGAAAGAAACAAAGAGTGAGTACGTGTCAAATCAAGAATCATACAATTCTTTTCTCAAACCAATCATGTGGTTACTTTTGTTTTATATCCATTAGGAATTAATAACAACAACAGGATAAGAAATAACATAGTGTCCATGGCAGAAATCAAGAACCCATCTGGCATTTCTCTTTTGGTACCTTCAGTTCAAGAGATAGCTAAAGATGACAAGATTTCAAGTGTTCCACTAAGATACATTCAGCCTCATAAACTTGAAGATCCTGTTCTTTCTGAAGTTGATAGTATTCTTGAAATTCCAGTTATAGATATGGATAAATTGATTTCAAAAGAATTTGGGAGTTCAGAATTGGTTAAGCTTCACCTTGCTTGCAAAGATTGGGGATTCTTTCAGGTCTATTTTATCTCTTTATGTTTCGCTATTTTAggatgtatttattgattaatttatttgaatttatctattttcataaatcttGTAAGAATGTTTTAGAGAGTTTATTTAgacaacagaaaaataaaaataaaaaattggactaaataaatgatattcattcattctaattgaatatatatatatatatatatatatatatgtgttaaaaataaaattgttaataacataaaatgacAAATTACATAAACCTATATATTTGACTATAATGAAGTGTTCGGAGTATCAATGCCTCCGAGTTTGTAACGTTGATAACATTATAGTCATTAGCTGATCTGCACTAGATCAAACTTAATTCTTCAACCCTAAAACAAATAAACACTGCACTaagatgaaaaaacaaaatagacaTACTAAGATgagaaatcaaaacaaataaccACGAAGAAATCACTAAATATATGATTCTATGCATATTAATTGATCTTAAATCAGTTATCTTCGTTAGattaacaagaagaaaaaaaaaagaaaaaaaaaacaagaagaaaaaaaattgtaaccgCTACAATAATCTTTTCATATATGTCATAACATTTCAACGAATTGATTACAACTTATTATACCATAAACTCTGCATCATAGTTTATTTTTACTAGAAAAAATTGAGTAAGGGGAAATTATTACTCCATccatctcaaaatataagtaaaagttagtcaataaaagtgaatgtatttggtccaaatctttaatcaaatacatcacATTTCTAttactcatttttgcttatattttaggataGGGGAAGTATGTGATAATATTGACATTAATCTTCATTTTACAACTTTCCGCATATGCGATGCGCTATGTTTCTTGAATATTTTGTTTACAATTAAGCAGAAAATTAAACCCAAAATCTCATACATACTATATAAACCTCTCACCACTAACCAAACCTTATTatattctttaaaattttaaagtcaACATGTTACTACTCAGTTGACACCTCTTTGAACTACAACATGAcaccttattttattttggaagCGCCAAACATCCATGCATATATGCCttaatattagaatttagaacattgatatcaattgaattaaatattattgttaattgtttATTATTGTAGGTGGTAAATCATGGTGTTAGTTCTTCTTTGGTGGAGAATCTGAAGATTgaaattcaagatttttttaaCCTTCCAATatcagaaaagaaaaagttttgGCAAACTCCCCAACATATGGAGGGATTTGGACAAGCATTTGTTGTTAGTGAGGAACAAAAACTAGATTGGAGTGATATGTTTTATATGATAACCCTTCCTAAACGCTCTAGAATGCCTCACTTATTTCCACAACTTCCTCTTGCTTTAAggttttctctttctctcatatgtaattgattttttcttaagagcattttcaatggGATATTTAAGGGGTTTCATAGACTAACGATCcgtacattttttttatcaatggaGCAACCATGACCTGATACAGTTagtatctaaaaaatgaatcaaGTATCATATCATCAAAATATTGACTTATTTAGTGAATCATATTCAATATTTTCTACATCTATATGAGTTGCATAATTTTATATTACCATTGTAATATATAAAACTCAAATGATATTACCATTGTACATTGTACATGCTATTAGTAATTTCTTAAAAAGATTAagttatatatgttttgattgatttatttAAGAATATCTATTTAAATAGAGAAGGTTTGAAGTGCTTATGCAAGCTACTTGGATATGTAAATAAACACTTCTCCGTTCGTTCCTTTATAAATGTCGTTTGAGAATCGTACACATTATCCATATAAtctactttgaccatatttttttattgatatataaaaacaaatattaatatataagatgttgttcaatttgtttcgataaatatttttaaaatataatatttttatgattttttataattcataattaaaaatattaatgatcaaaaatATACATTGACATATGTATATTGGTCAATTATaacacttaaaaaggaacgATGGAGTATATGATAAGTAAATGTACTATAAGCATGTTGTTTATTCAAACAATGCCCAAGTATTATTGATTGTTGTTTATCTTGTAGAGACACACTAGAGTTATACTCACAAGAAATGAAAAATCTATCGTTGTTTATTGTTGGTCATATTGGAAAAGCTTTGAAGATAGAAGAAATGGAAATGAGAGAACCATTTGAAGATGGGATACAAATGATGAGAATGAACTATTACCCTCCTTGTCCTCAACCTGAAAAAGTTATTGGTTTCACAAAACATTCAGATCCTGGAGGTGTCACTATCCTCCTTCAACTCAATGAAGTAGAAGGGCTCCAAGTTAAGAAAAATTGCATGTGGGTCCCAGTTAAGCCTCTACCTAATGCCTTCATTGTCAATATTGGGGACATGATAGAGGTAAATATTTCAtccatatatataaatcaattaaggaaaatattaaatagtaCATCCGGATTTCGGGAAGTGATATCAccattttaataaataaatgaatcaGGCAAGATTTTTTTTCACCGACTCTCGGTTTAAACAGTGATCCTGCCGTTTAAACTAGGATTTGCAATTTCAGTCCTAAGCATGGATCAACATGTCCATTGCACATGTTCTCGGTTGAACTGGTCGGTCCTATCCAAGTTTTATAACACCGGTAAAAAGTAATTAGAGTTTTGGTCTTAACAATTTGATATTTCTTTTCATGTTTTACATTGAAGATTGTTACAAATGGGATATATCGAAGTATTGAACACCGAGCAATGGTGAACTCTGAAAAAGAAAGGCTTTCAATTGCTATGTTCTACAACCTAAAACAAGAGAGTATTTTGGGTCCTATGGAGAACTTAATTACTGAACAATCACCAGCTcggtttaaaaaaattagtgtgGAGGAATACTTCAAGAACTTCTTTGCTCATAAACTTGAAGGAAAGCCCAACATCGACTTCATAAGAATAGAGCATGATGATTGAATTTGATAAATTATTGTGGGGAATATATAAAGTTATAATATATAAAGATTATGAACTATcctcttattattttttgttttcaccaccagtttaatatggttcggggtcagttctggcgtcaagtggtttcagccccctcccgatcgcagttctggggatcgaaccgcggtccttcTACTAAGTTTAGCgacaatcaccactgaaccaactaacgattggtaactATCATCTTATTATGTGTTTGATGTAAACTCGATTATAAATTTAGACAATATTATTCagttttaaagaaaaaaagaggtaaagaattattataaatgaggcttaattagtaaaatgatcccttaaagacaacTTTGGTTTAagattggtctcttaaagaaaaaaaagtcacaataggtcccttaaagaaaaaaatgtccgaataggtcccttaaagacatctccgttaatcagtttgatcctaaaaaaaggtctgaatagacCAAACTAATTATCGGAtatgtttttaagggacctattcggaccttttttttctttaagggacc
Coding sequences within it:
- the LOC123894957 gene encoding protein SRG1-like — translated: MEEKNNTSGTSLLVPSVQELAKGNISTVPTRYIQSQHEELIINEDDHSNLQIPIIDMKKLLSSEYGSSELSKLHLACKDWGFFQVVNHGVSSSLVEKVKLETQDFFNLPMSEKKKFWQTPQHMEGFGQAFVMSDEQKLDWADIFFMSTLPKDSRMPHLFPQLPLPIRDTLELYSMELQKLSMVIVEYMGKSLKMDENEMRMLFEDGVQSMRMNYYPPCPQPEKVIGLTPHSDGSALTILLQLNDVEGLQVRKNGTWVPVKPLPNAFIVNIGDILEIISNGIYRSIEHRATVNSEKERISIATFYTSKHDGEIGPAKSLINEVTPARFKRIGLKEYLKNLFARKLDGKCFLDSLRI
- the LOC123894958 gene encoding protein SRG1-like, with the translated sequence MAEIKNPSGISLLVPSVQEIAKDDKISSVPLRYIQPHKLEDPVLSEVDSILEIPVIDMDKLISKEFGSSELVKLHLACKDWGFFQVVNHGVSSSLVENLKIEIQDFFNLPISEKKKFWQTPQHMEGFGQAFVVSEEQKLDWSDMFYMITLPKRSRMPHLFPQLPLALRDTLELYSQEMKNLSLFIVGHIGKALKIEEMEMREPFEDGIQMMRMNYYPPCPQPEKVIGFTKHSDPGGVTILLQLNEVEGLQVKKNCMWVPVKPLPNAFIVNIGDMIEIVTNGIYRSIEHRAMVNSEKERLSIAMFYNLKQESILGPMENLITEQSPARFKKISVEEYFKNFFAHKLEGKPNIDFIRIEHDD